A region of Bacillota bacterium DNA encodes the following proteins:
- a CDS encoding NAD(P)H-hydrate dehydratase has protein sequence MLPVLVTAEEMRQMDRRTIEEFGIPGLLLMENAGLQVVTHTERRLGSWRGKRVLVLCGGGNNGGDGMVVARQVAQRGAEVQVVLVADPAKVTGDALTNLQIVQKLGLPLHVLRSVEHLHSIWANRWDIVVDALLGIGVTGEVRGLVGETIRFFGECSVPVVAVDVPSGIDADTGAVRGCAMRATLTVTFGAMKVGVAVYPGAEFAGEVVVADIGIPAAVVEQADITRRLITREQVHRWLPVRPADAHKGRFGHVLVVGGSVGLAGAPMMAAEAALRVGAGLCSVAVPQSMYAAAAGTLREAMVRPLPNAPEGCLSAESIDAISPLLERANVLAIGPGWGTYLPARQALRKLLSIAEAPCVIDADALNCIAQEPDILPESPPPLVFTPHPGEMARLMNTDTATVLANRLAIAQEAAHRFGAVVVLKGARTVIATPEGRIWVNPTGNAGMATGGSGDVLTGAIAGLLAQGLDAEHGATAGVYIHGLAGDLAAQKEGAAGLIAGDIIRCLPEAIMHIEQSGG, from the coding sequence ATGTTGCCTGTGCTGGTGACCGCGGAAGAGATGCGCCAGATGGACCGACGCACCATCGAGGAGTTCGGCATCCCTGGCTTGCTGTTGATGGAGAACGCGGGACTGCAGGTGGTCACACATACGGAGAGGCGGTTGGGCAGCTGGCGGGGCAAGCGCGTGCTGGTGCTGTGCGGCGGCGGCAACAACGGCGGCGACGGTATGGTGGTCGCCCGCCAGGTCGCACAGCGAGGCGCAGAGGTTCAGGTGGTGCTGGTCGCTGACCCTGCGAAAGTGACGGGTGATGCCCTTACCAACCTGCAAATCGTGCAAAAGCTGGGTTTGCCCCTGCATGTTCTGCGCTCTGTGGAGCACCTGCACTCCATCTGGGCAAACCGATGGGACATCGTGGTGGATGCCCTGCTCGGTATCGGCGTCACCGGCGAGGTACGGGGTCTCGTCGGTGAGACGATACGCTTTTTCGGCGAGTGCTCTGTGCCGGTGGTGGCAGTGGACGTGCCTTCGGGCATCGACGCCGACACGGGAGCGGTACGCGGTTGCGCCATGCGCGCCACGCTCACGGTCACTTTCGGCGCGATGAAGGTGGGGGTGGCAGTATACCCGGGCGCAGAGTTCGCTGGCGAAGTGGTGGTAGCTGACATCGGCATCCCAGCGGCAGTGGTGGAACAGGCGGACATTACCCGCCGTCTGATAACGCGGGAGCAGGTGCACCGGTGGCTGCCGGTTCGTCCCGCCGACGCGCACAAAGGACGGTTCGGGCATGTGCTGGTGGTAGGAGGTTCGGTAGGGCTGGCAGGTGCGCCGATGATGGCGGCGGAAGCCGCACTGCGCGTGGGCGCGGGGTTATGTTCGGTGGCGGTTCCCCAGAGCATGTACGCAGCCGCGGCGGGTACTCTGCGCGAGGCGATGGTTCGTCCCCTGCCGAATGCTCCGGAAGGCTGTTTGAGCGCAGAATCCATCGACGCGATATCGCCTCTGCTGGAGCGGGCAAACGTGCTTGCCATCGGGCCGGGCTGGGGCACATATCTCCCTGCTCGCCAGGCGTTGCGCAAGCTGCTGAGCATCGCCGAGGCTCCCTGCGTCATCGACGCCGATGCCCTGAACTGTATCGCGCAAGAGCCAGACATCCTGCCCGAGTCGCCCCCGCCACTGGTGTTCACGCCGCACCCGGGCGAGATGGCGAGGCTGATGAACACCGATACGGCGACCGTGCTGGCGAACCGTCTGGCGATAGCACAGGAGGCGGCACACCGTTTTGGGGCGGTTGTCGTGCTGAAGGGAGCGCGCACTGTCATTGCCACGCCCGAAGGCAGAATCTGGGTGAACCCCACCGGCAATGCAGGCATGGCAACGGGCGGCAGTGGCGACGTGTTGACCGGAGCGATAGCAGGGTTGCTGGCGCAGGGGCTGGATGCGGAGCACGGTGCAACCGCAGGCGTATATATACACGGACTGGCAGGCGACCTTGCCGCGCAGAAGGAGGGAGCGGCAGGCTTGATAGCAGGAGATATTATCCGCTGCCTGCCGGAGGCGATAATGCATATCGAGCAGTCTGGAGGGTGA
- the kdsB gene encoding 3-deoxy-manno-octulosonate cytidylyltransferase, with translation MEVVGIIPARLAAVRLPNKPLLDIAGKPMIWWVWHNAKQAKTLSEVMVATPDEQIAEVVRGFGGIAVMTSPKHRSGTERLAEAAQNLSADIIVNIQGDEPLMPPENIDAVARPLVEDPTLPMSSLMCPATEEEKDKPTVVKVVVDCRGNALYFSRSRIPYPRDPAAPAIVYKHLGIYAYRRDFLLQYAAMEPTPLEQTEMLEQLRVLENGYRIRMVRVEQTSIGVDTEEDLNRVRTIIAQRQGG, from the coding sequence ATGGAAGTGGTAGGCATCATTCCTGCGAGGCTGGCAGCGGTGCGCCTGCCGAACAAGCCCTTGCTGGACATCGCGGGCAAGCCCATGATATGGTGGGTGTGGCACAACGCCAAACAGGCGAAAACGCTGAGTGAGGTGATGGTTGCCACGCCTGATGAACAAATCGCCGAGGTCGTGCGGGGCTTCGGCGGCATCGCGGTAATGACCTCGCCCAAACATCGCTCCGGTACCGAGCGATTGGCGGAGGCGGCTCAAAACCTCTCTGCAGATATCATCGTTAACATCCAAGGGGACGAACCGCTGATGCCGCCGGAGAACATCGACGCGGTAGCGCGCCCTCTAGTGGAAGACCCTACCCTGCCGATGAGCAGTCTGATGTGCCCCGCCACCGAGGAAGAGAAGGACAAACCGACGGTGGTGAAAGTGGTGGTCGACTGCAGGGGCAACGCGCTGTACTTTTCGCGCTCACGCATTCCCTATCCGCGCGACCCTGCCGCCCCCGCTATCGTCTACAAGCATCTGGGCATCTACGCTTACCGACGTGATTTCCTGCTTCAGTACGCCGCGATGGAGCCGACCCCGCTGGAGCAGACGGAGATGCTGGAGCAGCTGCGCGTGCTGGAAAACGGCTACCGTATCCGCATGGTGCGCGTCGAGCAGACCTCCATTGGCGTCGACACCGAGGAAGACCTGAACAGGGTGCGCACCATCATCGCGCAACGTCAGGGGGGATAG
- a CDS encoding DMT family transporter: MIDAALLFFINVLWAAAYPMAKFAISGGVPSVTLAWARWAIAMLLLPLFARAVLRVSLRLPRSDLFRALGLGALALGLVHILVFVGLKYTTAVDATLLLAAEPLVMAVMSVLLLREGMSRRAVWGMVLGFAGAYLLINRGLIPPLNDRGTLIGNLLVALSVLVEGTGTVLSRGLTRRYSGIVVLFWESVGATLALAIPAYLFWAASPAVPSSAALGAVFYLGMVNSAFCYAVWFVLMERHHVGNMGVFIFVQPVFGALMGVLWLKEPFGVYTAIGSAMVLSGVWLTTRPTVEERAQRCATDTLARR, translated from the coding sequence TTGATTGACGCCGCGCTGCTGTTTTTTATCAACGTGCTGTGGGCGGCGGCGTACCCGATGGCGAAGTTTGCTATCAGCGGAGGCGTTCCATCGGTGACCCTGGCATGGGCGCGGTGGGCTATCGCCATGTTGCTGTTGCCCCTGTTTGCTCGCGCTGTGCTGCGAGTATCACTGAGATTGCCTCGTTCCGACCTGTTTCGTGCGCTTGGGTTGGGCGCACTGGCTCTGGGGCTGGTGCATATTCTGGTATTCGTCGGGCTGAAGTATACCACCGCAGTGGACGCCACATTGCTGCTGGCTGCAGAACCGCTGGTGATGGCGGTGATGTCGGTGCTGTTGCTGCGCGAAGGCATGTCCAGGCGGGCGGTGTGGGGGATGGTGCTGGGCTTTGCGGGTGCCTATCTGCTTATCAATCGTGGGTTGATACCTCCCCTGAACGACAGAGGTACCCTGATAGGCAACTTGCTGGTGGCATTGTCGGTACTGGTGGAAGGCACGGGAACGGTGCTATCGCGAGGCTTAACGCGCCGGTACAGCGGTATCGTGGTGTTGTTCTGGGAAAGCGTGGGTGCAACGCTAGCTCTGGCGATACCGGCTTACCTGTTCTGGGCGGCTTCGCCTGCCGTTCCATCTTCTGCCGCGCTGGGAGCGGTGTTCTATCTGGGCATGGTGAACAGCGCGTTTTGCTATGCGGTGTGGTTTGTGCTGATGGAGCGCCATCATGTGGGCAATATGGGCGTGTTCATCTTCGTGCAACCGGTGTTTGGCGCGTTGATGGGTGTGTTGTGGCTGAAGGAGCCGTTCGGTGTGTATACCGCTATTGGCTCCGCGATGGTGCTGAGCGGGGTGTGGCTGACAACGCGCCCCACCGTGGAAGAAAGAGCGCAAAGATGCGCAACCGATACCCTTGCGCGTCGTTAA
- a CDS encoding A/G-specific adenine glycosylase — MWTPEQLRAIPQLLLEWYKVNARPMPWQENPEPYHLLVAATMLQQTQVETVLPYLERFLQRFPTVADLARAGEEEVLRYWSGLGYYNRARSLRRAAQQLCRRHNGTVPCRVDALLQLPGIGEYTAGAVVSIACGKPEPALDANGYRILARLLAFDQDITRIPSRRHLTEACRQILPEHAPGEFNQALMDLGALVCTAREPRCLICPLAGVCRAFQEGRQASIPIKPTRRHPVKVQDVCVVIEQGVRWLMVKHTDGRLWHGLWGFPRVRVQDGETLEQAARRAAETIGLQLGHCEPVLVIRHGVMHYSVTLHVMRCTLREEAVTDDEATRWVLPKEARLLPVPSPVRRIIERLLRAQNG, encoded by the coding sequence ATGTGGACACCAGAGCAGCTTCGAGCCATCCCGCAGCTTCTGCTGGAATGGTATAAGGTGAACGCGCGCCCCATGCCCTGGCAGGAAAATCCCGAACCCTATCACCTGCTGGTAGCCGCCACCATGTTGCAGCAGACACAGGTAGAAACCGTCTTGCCGTATCTGGAAAGGTTCCTGCAGAGGTTTCCCACCGTTGCCGACCTGGCGCGAGCCGGTGAGGAAGAGGTGCTGCGCTACTGGTCGGGGCTGGGCTACTACAACCGCGCTCGCAGCCTGCGCCGTGCGGCACAACAGCTGTGCCGGCGGCATAACGGTACCGTTCCCTGTAGAGTGGATGCCCTGTTGCAGCTACCCGGCATCGGCGAGTACACCGCGGGAGCGGTGGTCAGCATCGCCTGCGGCAAACCGGAACCCGCGCTGGACGCCAACGGCTACCGTATCCTCGCCCGCCTGCTTGCTTTCGACCAGGACATCACGCGCATCCCCAGCCGCCGGCATCTGACAGAAGCCTGTCGGCAAATCCTTCCTGAGCACGCACCCGGCGAGTTCAATCAGGCTTTGATGGACCTGGGCGCGCTGGTATGTACCGCTCGTGAGCCGCGCTGTTTGATATGTCCACTCGCCGGGGTATGCCGCGCCTTTCAGGAAGGGCGTCAGGCAAGCATTCCGATAAAGCCGACCCGTCGCCATCCCGTCAAGGTGCAGGATGTGTGTGTGGTGATAGAGCAGGGCGTGCGATGGCTGATGGTCAAGCACACGGACGGGCGTTTATGGCATGGGCTGTGGGGATTTCCCAGAGTGCGTGTGCAGGACGGAGAAACTCTGGAGCAAGCCGCTCGGCGGGCGGCGGAAACCATCGGGTTGCAGTTGGGGCACTGCGAGCCTGTCCTGGTGATCCGGCATGGGGTGATGCATTACTCGGTCACTCTGCATGTGATGCGCTGTACTCTGCGTGAAGAAGCGGTGACAGATGATGAGGCGACACGCTGGGTTCTACCGAAGGAAGCGAGGCTTCTACCTGTTCCCTCGCCGGTGCGCCGTATCATAGAAAGGCTGTTGCGGGCGCAGAATGGATAA
- the sigH gene encoding RNA polymerase sporulation sigma factor SigH: MISSRYDDGSLRFQNMQDEEVVVYAKCGSQQATEHLLAKYRGMVESKARSYFLMGADHEDVVQEGMIGLFKAIRDFREDKLTKFRPFAELCVTRQIITAVKMATRQKHAPLNAYISLNRPLNDDDNDSTLLEIIPDESVADPAAVVVDQRQPRNLLEMLDGHLSNLEARVLECYLEGMSYREMSKVLGCRPKSIDNALQRVKRKVSILLAREEE; this comes from the coding sequence ATGATTTCATCCCGCTATGACGACGGAAGTCTGCGCTTCCAGAACATGCAGGACGAGGAGGTCGTCGTCTACGCGAAATGCGGTAGCCAGCAAGCGACAGAGCATCTGCTTGCGAAGTACCGCGGTATGGTGGAAAGCAAAGCACGCTCCTATTTCCTCATGGGAGCCGACCACGAAGATGTGGTGCAGGAGGGCATGATTGGGCTGTTCAAAGCCATCCGCGACTTCCGTGAGGATAAGTTGACCAAGTTCCGACCGTTCGCTGAACTGTGCGTCACCCGTCAGATTATCACCGCCGTCAAGATGGCGACCCGTCAGAAGCATGCCCCGCTTAATGCGTACATCTCCCTGAACCGCCCCCTGAACGATGACGATAACGACTCCACTCTGCTGGAAATCATTCCGGATGAGAGTGTGGCCGACCCGGCTGCCGTCGTGGTGGACCAGCGCCAGCCTCGCAACCTTCTGGAGATGCTGGATGGGCACCTGAGTAACCTGGAAGCGCGGGTGCTCGAATGCTATCTGGAGGGGATGTCCTATCGCGAGATGTCGAAGGTGCTGGGCTGCCGCCCCAAATCCATCGACAACGCTCTACAGCGCGTGAAGAGGAAGGTTAGCATCCTGCTCGCACGCGAAGAGGAGTGA
- a CDS encoding class I SAM-dependent methyltransferase produces MADSGAQGIQDCVSTGTSSQRAPFQYADGAEAILYDIFQREHFDEQHAWVEYNWWPLSYHLSPARANIINWLPTVRSGINVLEVGAGCGAITSYLCRVPAVRRIVAVEGAPQRAELIRLRCRHASHLEVVTANIEDYEPAEPFDVILLIGVLEYAGRYIARPDAASHLIRLLCHWLKPDGRLVIAIENPIGHKYLAGYREDHYGVPYESVSGYPDYNGIRTFDKGLLQSKLQDAGLHYQLWFYPFPDYKMPEVILSERSFSEPGFDWLTLLNLPTVDYSLRQRPLFNEREFLRMVARNAPPSAFMNSFLVIASRQPMPDIWESILAVKVRSQCAPSFRQTKFFLKENDGIHVETVRGDWLNRPAPVHSHSDTSEPYYQRLKNIEHLFIDSLWHKRYAEAASALLRWYATLLSHVASEGYYHYSEQFTAFCTRRMGHVVYTPGNQWLPPDSLDLTPRNCLLNEATGEVTLIDLEWNIGVPLPLDMVVDRGMLYLMQKVSDFFGTDLLNRRGEWNLPRVLLNRLPAQLRKGKVADIHLFEYWFQLAILHGDFDYCLSEQDRRAAAISAGLSRRSWFARLLRRLGDASRSPGLFGATLRRLRRITGV; encoded by the coding sequence ATGGCAGATTCGGGGGCACAGGGTATACAGGATTGCGTATCTACCGGCACCTCTTCCCAACGAGCGCCTTTCCAGTACGCGGACGGTGCAGAGGCGATTCTGTACGACATCTTCCAGCGTGAGCACTTCGACGAGCAACACGCCTGGGTGGAGTACAACTGGTGGCCGTTGTCTTATCATCTTTCTCCTGCCCGCGCCAACATTATCAACTGGCTACCGACGGTCAGGAGTGGGATAAACGTGCTGGAGGTGGGAGCTGGCTGTGGTGCTATCACCTCTTACCTCTGTCGTGTGCCAGCGGTGCGTCGCATTGTGGCGGTGGAGGGTGCGCCTCAACGCGCCGAGTTAATCCGCCTGCGGTGCCGACATGCTTCACACCTCGAGGTGGTCACTGCAAATATCGAGGACTATGAGCCTGCCGAGCCGTTCGACGTCATCCTGCTGATAGGCGTGCTGGAGTACGCGGGCAGGTATATCGCTCGCCCGGATGCGGCATCTCACCTGATCCGACTGCTGTGTCACTGGCTGAAGCCCGATGGCAGGCTGGTGATTGCCATCGAAAACCCCATCGGGCACAAGTATCTGGCGGGCTACCGCGAAGACCACTACGGCGTGCCTTACGAAAGCGTTTCGGGCTACCCGGATTACAACGGTATCCGCACCTTCGACAAAGGTTTGCTGCAGAGCAAGCTGCAGGATGCGGGCTTGCACTATCAGCTCTGGTTCTACCCCTTCCCGGATTACAAAATGCCTGAGGTGATTCTGTCCGAGAGAAGCTTCAGTGAACCCGGCTTCGACTGGCTGACGCTGCTGAATCTGCCCACCGTGGACTACTCTTTGCGCCAACGACCTCTATTCAACGAGCGCGAGTTCCTGCGTATGGTCGCCAGAAACGCTCCTCCATCCGCCTTCATGAACTCCTTTCTGGTGATTGCTTCGCGCCAGCCCATGCCCGACATATGGGAGTCCATCCTGGCGGTAAAAGTGCGCAGTCAGTGTGCGCCTTCCTTCCGCCAGACCAAGTTCTTCCTCAAGGAGAACGACGGTATCCATGTGGAGACAGTACGAGGCGACTGGTTAAACCGCCCTGCACCGGTGCATTCACACAGCGATACCAGCGAGCCATACTATCAGCGTCTGAAGAATATCGAGCATCTGTTTATCGACAGCCTGTGGCACAAACGCTATGCGGAGGCGGCTTCTGCCCTGCTGAGGTGGTACGCCACCCTTCTCTCGCATGTCGCATCGGAAGGTTACTACCACTACAGTGAACAGTTCACCGCTTTTTGCACGCGGAGGATGGGGCACGTGGTGTACACACCCGGCAACCAGTGGTTGCCTCCAGACAGTCTGGACCTCACCCCGCGAAACTGCTTGCTTAACGAAGCCACTGGTGAGGTGACGCTGATTGACCTCGAATGGAACATTGGCGTTCCCCTGCCGCTGGACATGGTGGTGGATCGGGGAATGCTGTACCTGATGCAAAAGGTAAGCGACTTTTTCGGTACCGACCTGCTCAACCGCCGGGGCGAGTGGAATTTGCCCCGTGTGCTTCTGAATCGCCTGCCCGCGCAGTTGCGGAAGGGTAAGGTCGCGGACATTCATCTTTTCGAGTACTGGTTCCAGCTGGCGATACTGCACGGTGACTTCGACTATTGCCTATCGGAACAGGACCGTCGTGCTGCTGCCATCAGCGCAGGCTTGAGCCGTCGCAGCTGGTTCGCCCGTTTACTGCGTCGCCTCGGAGATGCGTCACGT